Within the Nicotiana tabacum cultivar K326 chromosome 11, ASM71507v2, whole genome shotgun sequence genome, the region CTTTTGTTGGGTATACCGAAACTGGGGACAAAGGTAGATTAGGTCAATTGCCTGTCAGGAccagaaatggaggaaaaagtGGCAACTGAAGAAGCAAATGTTCCTTTAAAATTTTTGCTGGCCCAAGTTAGTTTCATGGATAGGTTAATATGTATTCTGTACGTCGGATCAGTAGCTTCAGGTAGGTATATTGAGTCTTGAGAAATGTTTTCTTTATGATCTGGTTCTTTTAATTGTGTTGATTGAAGTATTTGCCCTACTGAGACACAAGCTTAATTGAAATACTTTTGTGGTAAAGTTGAATAAAATTGCTGCAAAAGATTAAGCATGAAATTGGTCCTAGCTATATAGTTTTGAAGTACCTGGTGAAATTGTTTCCTGCACACGTCCTTATGCTATGGGTTTGAAACCATTAGAGATTAATGATGAAGTAAGAGTATCATAGGAAGTGCTTTACTTTGGTTCATGTGAAGACCTTTGTTTGTTCAAGGAGACGTCTTGAATACGGGCTGTTTTTGCTGTCCATAATGGTTGTTGAAAAAAAAGATGAAAGCTGTAAGTCAAAATATCTTTAggatagaggtgttatatttcaAAGTTGATCTAGTTCTATTTCTAAGGAAGAGGATTAAAGAACCGACTCCTAAATAATCTAGACTCCTAATTCTTGTCATTGAATAAAGTAGTAaaactttgaaataaaatatCTATAGAAAGTACCTAATAGGTATGAATTTGGATGCTACAACAGACAAGTGCAATATTAATTTGAAGCaggagtttaggttttgaaaaagtTCGATTTTATTTTGCTCATCTTTATATTCAAAATTCTCGGGAAAGGGTTTCATTGCTTGTTGTGcacctcttgtattattatttgcaTACGATCTTTAATGTACTTGTAGATTGTTCGGGGTTTCAAACGTCCTGATAATAGGAAAGAGAATGAAATGGATGCGGCAGGGGATGGTAAGCATCTCCTCCTTCACGACTTTAGATATTTATGTTACATCTGATTTCTTATAGTTTTATTCATTCGTCGCACATACAGGTGATGTTTTAGTGATACTGGATTTGCGTACTGATGATTCACTGTTTGAGGCTGGAGTTGCTCGGGAGGTATTCTCGGAAGTCATTCCCGATGCGATTAATGGCAGATATTATCGAGTTTTTACTTGTCTTTTGATTGGTTACAGCTGTGTTGGGAGATTCCTAATGAGTGGCTTTGATGCCGAACTCTGCTTGCAGGTTGTGAATAGGATACAGAAACTGAGAAAGAAAGCCGCGCTTGAACCCACTGACTTGGTAGAGGTCTTCTTCAAGTCTTTGGATGAGGATAAAACAGTCTCTCAGCAGATTTTGGAGTCCCAGGTAACTTTTCAGGTCCACAGTATTACTTGATGTTTCCTATTCTTTAGGTACCTGGCTCTGTGAAATCTGTCCTTGGTAGAGAAGATCTAGAGTCTGAAGAGACtgaagaaagagaactaatctgtTTTTGAAGTTGAAAGGGCTATTTAACGGAGAGTGAAGATCCAGGGGGGTGGCAATCATTAAATGTTGGAGCCCAGAGGGTCTTTTTCACTTctgccaaaaaataaaattttcatgtACCTCGATGTTCTTCAGGAAGCAGTTTCTGTTGACTTTAAGATCTGATTATGAAGTCCTGGGTTTCCCGTCTTATATATTAGGCTTAGTCAGccatattttatatatttctttattGATTCTCTTGCACAAATTTCTGATCTACCTTTACTGAGTAGCTCAGTGTACCATCAGTCTTTAGAGGCTGGTGCATGCTTATTTCTATTGCCAAAACCTAACTGTTTGTCTCTTCCTTTCTCCACCTTTCTTTTTGGCGTTGCAGGAATCATATATTAGAGAAGCCCTTGGATCTCCTTTGCTTCCTGCTGACCCGATCCCTTCACATGCAGTGAGTTCTGACTCCTCTTCCTCATTTAGGACCTTGTGAGCTCTATCCGAGTGCACCATTTTTATGTGTATTAATATTTAGAGCTGGTTTCTTACTTGCATCCATCTCTTACAATTAGAATGAAAATTTGTCGCTTATGAAATATTACTGTAGTTTCTTGTACACCGGTTAACAAGTTTGGTAAGTTGCAGATGACAATTGGTGAAGAGAGTTTCCATGGAATATCAAGCTTGTCCTTTGTGATTACGTTAGCAAGACCCAGTCTAGTTTTTGATTCAGATGCCATCACTGCTTTATATGGAGGTTGAATTTGAGATTCTTGTTGCGgaaattttggtgattttgagGTGTTTTTCTGTTTCTAAACTATCTTCATCTTGCAGGAAACACACAGTTTTCTCAAGGCTTAAAAACTTACCTGCTGATGAGGGATCACCATAACTTGAAGTCGGAGTTTCAACAAGGAAAGGGCAAGGTGTGTACCGCAAAAACTTCATAATGCTAAATTAtgtgaccatctcatctaaaaacTTGGATGGTCACAAGATTCAACTTGGTATCCGAGCATACTTTTAATCACTTGATTATATTATGTCTCAATACGCCTCCTTATGTATGAGCCCAAGTCTTATTTAATGGGAAGAACACTTTTTTTTTGTGTGGTGGTGGTGGGATTTGAAACCCATGACATCTTGCCTACGTTGATACTATGTTGAATTGTGAAGCTTTTAGACGAGATGGTCACACAATTCAACACATAAGTCAACTAGAGTTCCTGCATTTTACGTAGCTAATACTATGATtcttgcccccccccccccctttgaGGTGATGTACATTGATTTTTGACCCCACTTATTGTGACCTTGCAGATAACAGTAAAGTGCATTGAGAATCAGCCTCCAGTTGAGGTGGTTCTGGGAAAGCATGTCTTCTTGAGTGTTGGAGATTATTTCTTGAACAGGAAATTACAGTAACGGAGACTAATACTCGGCCAATATAATTTTTGACATGAGAAATCTAAAAGTTACAAGTCTTCCcaactttttttaaaattattgtgCATTTGCCTCGTCTCTGCACACACTTCTATTGCGACAGATCTGTATTGTAATTGCCTTCTGGGCCATTTTAACAACTAGTGTTACGTGAATAACAATTTTGATTTTCTTCTGGTTGGTGTTAACTATTATGTACAATTTTTTCATGCTCAAAACTTAGTTGAACTAATTTTCTACTAGAGGCATGTTCGATATGCTTCATATGAAGTAAAACATTCTATCAGGGTATGTTTGTTAGCAAATTCTTTCGTATTTACCCTTTTCATTAACGGAGCTCTACTAGCGAAAAAAACGAACTTCATGTGGCCAGAAAAATGGTACCAACTATCTAGGAACCAGAAAAATAGATGGAAGAAAGGCAATAGCGATAGCAACAATCATAACAATGACAAGAAACTAGATAATCGAAGTGGAAGATAGTAAGAAAATAGCCATTATACTAGCAATCTAAAAACAACGACAAAATACTAACATGCAACAATAAATTAGGCCAAAACTAAGGAAAACATATTaacatatgaaaatatatatgtCTAATGTATTGATAATTATTATTATGATGTTTTATTCTCACCACTTTAAAGCCAAGCACAATACTTCACTTAACAAATGTAGAAAACAAAATCAATAGAAAATAAGACAATAGACAGTACAAATAAAGTTATCCTACTAATGATCCTACTTAACATAATAGAGTCTTTAACCCACAACTGCTTCATCTAAAGGCCCAAAAAGCAGATTGATAATCCAACAACTAAAAGGTAAGAAAGCCCATTTAAATTTGTTGAAGCAGAAGGCAATGTCGGCCCAGCTGCTACAGCCATTGATCCAATATTTTGGGCCACGTTTTGCTCTTTGGGCTGGATTTTCACAGGTATTTTCAGCCCATTTTTGCAGCTCTCTGTGTTCCCACTAGCGAAGTACCTGATTCCTTCTCCTTCGAGCGAGATCTTATCTAAGCCGTCCGTGTACATCTTGATCGGATTTGTGACATCACACGATGCAAATTCTTCCTCGTTTCTCAGCTCCACTACACTCTCTTGAGCTGCCGAGTAGGTGAACCCTGCTCATGTAATATGTAAATGATATAATAATCTACTTTTTAAGAAACTATTTTCGGCAAGATAACCAATTCATTTTGAAATATACTTGGGAGAAATGAGTAAACAAAATGGAAAGATCGGAACCGATAGGGACTACTGTTGTGCTTTCTAAAATTGCATACCTATATCAAGGGTTCAAATTTCTATCGATATTTGCAGAGTTGATTATCCCTCTCGTAAACAAGGATTTGAAGTGGTTTATAATTTACGGAATATTCAATATAACTCACACATTTTGTCACCATCAAAGATTGTGTTAAGATGGATAAGATCCCTccataattatccaaaaataacGTATAATGCGACACCAAAGTAGTGATGGGTTGAGACCATTCGCTACTATAGTTAAAATAAAGGGGTAAATTTTTTTGCAATCAATTCTTTATTTTTGATAATTGTGGTGTTCGAGCCAACTTATGCAATGACGAAGTTAGAATTTTTATTAaggggagtcaaaatataaagaaataaactcaccaagaagtcaaggggtgtcattatataatatatatacatattttaaaaaaattaccgaGCTAAACAATGTAATTTTCCGACGAAGCGACACCCCTTGGGTGCATATGGCTCCGCCACTAAATTTACGCGCACCTCAACTAATTCCAAGAGATTTTTCCGCAGTTAATATTTACGCCAAACTATCCCAAAAATAGGCTCAAAACTTTATTCACTCTCTAACTTTAGTCATAGTTCAAATGGTACAATAAAAGACTATACTGTATCCTTTAATACTGAATTCTCTGCCTAACCTATGAGTATGAGACATATCtcaaggaaaagagagaaatattgtcattcaaaatattcaaaatattaaATGATTCTTTAATACTGGATTCATTTCATTTATACAATGACTGCCAAACTAATATTTAATCAATTTGAATGAATTTTAGAAATATTATACTGTCAATTGACAGTAGTCGAAATACAAGATCCTATTTTCGACTTCTATAGTAGCATTTTGGTGCTTATCTTACTGATATTGTATACTTCTTTctgaaaaaaaatgataaatattaTAGAAATGGtaacagaaaaaaaaaactactcgGATAGCAAGATAAATAAGAATCTCAAAATCGAATTACTAATAAATCTTCATAAAGATAGAAAAAAGCATAGAAAAAGAAATGCATGGTTGGTTACATTTTAATCCTTGGAAGTCATatactttatatttttaatagTAATAATTAAATAATGTGGGGGCCAATTTTcctgatttctatttttactttattttgggACTTCGTGTAGTAACTTATCTTGGTCCTTTTTTTTCAGAATAGTACAGACCACACCCCGAAAATCTAAACACAATTGAAAACATGTTTTTTTAATACTCAAATGCTCAACCAAtgaaaaaagattttcttttttaaatactTACAAGTTCAAAGTACAAGAAGGAATTCACTTTATTTTTCACGTGATTTTAAAcatttattttttgaataaaatttCACATTTAAAAGTTGTAGATATTCTTTCGGGCGGAGGGTCTATTAGACACACAAACTCCCTGCCTTATGGATAAGATTAACGTACATACTATTCTTCACAGACCCAACTTGTTAGATTTCATTAGTATATTATTGTGTTGTTGTTATAGCATTTAAAATTTATACATAAAAAGTGGAGtattatatttcttttaattcaaaatatttgaaatatattgctTTTAAACACCTTATAATCTCTTTTGAAAAAACCAAAACCACATTTCATCATCCAAACTAGATATGGAAATACCTTACATCTAGATAAATAAATTGAAACCAAACAGGCCAAATAATGCATTTTTTAGCATtcgtaaaaataattaattatcagataatttaaatattatagaAATGACGAAACtgatatttttctcttctttctcttaTCCTTAGCTAATAAATTTCCATAAGTCACAACACAACAGGAAAATATGAACTAAAGATTTAGTTTATGAATATTAACTGTATTAGAAAAATTATTACATTATTAATGTAACAACAATGACTACGTATGTCTCCATTAATATTGCACTTTAATATATTAAAATTTAATTTGTTGTGGAAATTAATCTGTCTTTATTTTCTAGATTTTAGtcgctttttatttatttatagataATTACATATATTTATCTTTAAGTAATATGATGGTGTATTTTAACTATACGTAGGGAtttagaggaaaaaggagaggaaaCTCACAGATTTTGTCACCAACTCTGAAAACTCTACCAGAGGACCAAGAAGCAACATCAGAAGATGGGTCCCACCCTCTATCCTCTCCGACCACATGGTGCACTTGATCATCAGCTCCGGCCACCATCGCCGCCGTGAAAAGAATCGCCGCCACCGCCACAACCAGTAGCTTCTTTGCACCCATTTCCGCTAGTAGTAATAAATAGTACTAAGCTTGAGAGCAAAGCAAAGGTAAAGCTATAAGCTTTAATTTATCAAAGagagagaaataaagaaatgttATTTTTGAGTTAGGAGAAGTGTGGGGCTTTGGGAATATAACTTTGTGTCTAAGGGAGTTCCCTCCAAGGTGGATGGGTGGGCCATTTAAATAGTCCGAATTTAGGATTCAAACTTAATACGTTCAATTTTATATATTTGTAGTGCTCAATTTGAAAAGAATctgatttatgatttaaatttgaTAAGTTTAAACTATAATATTTAGTTTTGAACTTATtatacttttgaaaatagaagtttaaaagtCAATTTTTTTGGTTAAATTTAGTAACCATCAAGGAATGCGATGGATAACTAAAATTTCTCCATCTTTAACATAGTTTTTGGATTAGAGTCCTTCGAACAACTTCTTGGTAGAGAGCGTCTCCCTTTTAATTGGCCCTACGATCtgtatttctttgttaagccatatatatatatatatatatatatatatctcgaAAATACTGTTTCACCTAGAggtcgtttggttgggaaacaaGTTATTCCATAATTAACTATCTCGGGATTAGTTATCTTCAGGGGCGGAGCTACAGTAGTGGGTGCGGGCTCAGGCGAACCCAGTGACTTTTTCCGGAACCTTATATTTGTATTGAAATATTTACtaaatctatataaatatatactgcCGAACCCAGTAGCAAAAGGGGTCTTGGTTCGACGGTAAGGGTTGTGGGTTCGTTGGAAAAGATGAGGGTTTGATTCCCGCTGAAAGCAGTGtttctgttttaaatttaaaaatactacAATCCCGGGATAACTAATCCTACCACGATTTTATCCCAATCAAATAtaggataaactcatctcaaatttaatctcgAGATTAATTAACCTTTATCCCTCGTACTAAACGAGTCCttaaaattattattcaaaatattCATCAGCCTCTATAGGTGGCGGGTAAGTGAGGGTTTCGAGGTAGTTTCCTCAGAAATAGAACATGCTACAAATAGAGGTGCAAGTAAGTGACTGGTTGGTAAGAGAGATACCTttcaattattttcatttttttggctGTATTTTTATTAGTTTGCCACATGCACTTTTGTTactgcttttgttttttttatctAACTACCCACCATTGGTAAAGATTGTTACAACTCAATTGCTTTGTCATACCCCCCGTTTTTGTCATTAGCTTTTAGTGGTGGTAAAGCTACCACAATATCAAGAATTTGACTTAATCAGTTGAGTTCTTTTTTACTTTTCGGTATctacataaaagaaaaaaatcaagtgCAATTTACACTTTAGAATTCTTATTTGCTTGTAGGAGTTTGGACAATATACTTCAACAATTAGTATTTGTAAATTGAAGCTGTGTTTAGATAGGAATTTCACTTAAAACTAAAAGCTGAGGATTTGTTAGTGAAAACTGTTATTTCGCTTAAAATATTCctcaaataaattcataatatttttaaaaatcataATTTTGAGTTTCTACACTACCTCTAATCAAGACTTAGGTCCTTCATAACTGCGTCGTAATGGATC harbors:
- the LOC107819792 gene encoding mavicyanin-like, encoding MGAKKLLVVAVAAILFTAAMVAGADDQVHHVVGEDRGWDPSSDVASWSSGRVFRVGDKIWFTYSAAQESVVELRNEEEFASCDVTNPIKMYTDGLDKISLEGEGIRYFASGNTESCKNGLKIPVKIQPKEQNVAQNIGSMAVAAGPTLPSASTNLNGLSYLLVVGLSICFLGL